A genomic stretch from Marinimicrobium sp. C6131 includes:
- a CDS encoding OprO/OprP family phosphate-selective porin: MSKKYLGLALAISAASAAQAGTVTTSGKDLVIDTESGIKVKTSDKSASFQLGGRLQWDYDATQSDDNGVDTTNFDVRRARLYAEGHFGDWAYKTQFNVAESDGADGGTAEDLYIRYLGFGSAATVTIGKQREPFGLEQLTSSKDISALERSAMTERYAPDRSGGIQLSGKGDNWTYGIGYFEADGNGDDDFNNTAVTARGTVAPIQTNNMVVHLGAGYTTRDADTQADEVDTFNLELAGASGPFHAQAEYFDSEEGQVDVDGYYVQLGWIITGESRPYKAGVFKRVKPASPKGAWEVVARFEDGDGKYSDVGLATTDGKQTTLGVNYYANKNVRLGMSYMDGEEANGASGDEVRARLQYAF; encoded by the coding sequence ATGAGCAAGAAATATTTGGGCTTGGCTTTGGCGATTTCTGCAGCTTCCGCCGCACAGGCCGGAACTGTTACGACCAGCGGCAAAGACCTTGTGATCGATACCGAGAGCGGTATCAAGGTGAAAACGTCGGATAAGTCAGCGTCTTTTCAGCTCGGCGGGCGCCTTCAATGGGATTACGACGCCACGCAGTCTGACGACAACGGTGTTGACACTACCAATTTCGACGTGCGCCGGGCACGCCTCTACGCCGAGGGCCACTTTGGCGACTGGGCGTACAAAACCCAGTTCAACGTGGCTGAGAGTGATGGCGCCGACGGCGGGACCGCTGAGGACCTGTACATTCGCTACCTGGGATTTGGCTCAGCTGCAACCGTGACTATTGGTAAGCAGAGAGAGCCATTCGGCCTGGAACAATTAACGAGTTCAAAAGACATCTCGGCCCTTGAGCGATCCGCCATGACCGAGCGTTATGCCCCCGATCGCAGCGGCGGCATCCAGCTCAGTGGCAAAGGCGACAACTGGACCTACGGTATCGGCTACTTCGAGGCAGACGGCAATGGCGACGACGACTTCAATAACACGGCAGTAACCGCACGGGGCACGGTTGCACCGATTCAAACGAACAATATGGTTGTTCATCTTGGTGCGGGTTATACCACGCGTGATGCCGACACTCAGGCCGATGAGGTCGATACGTTTAATCTGGAGCTCGCCGGCGCTTCCGGGCCCTTCCATGCCCAGGCCGAATATTTCGATTCCGAGGAAGGCCAGGTGGATGTTGATGGCTATTACGTACAGCTTGGCTGGATCATCACCGGCGAAAGCCGTCCTTACAAAGCCGGAGTATTCAAGCGGGTAAAACCGGCATCACCCAAAGGGGCCTGGGAAGTTGTTGCCCGCTTTGAGGATGGTGACGGAAAATACAGTGATGTGGGGCTGGCCACGACCGACGGTAAGCAAACAACACTGGGCGTTAACTATTACGCCAACAAGAATGTTCGACTTGGAATGAGCTACATGGATGGCGAAGAAGCCAATGGCGCTAGCGGAGATGAAGTGCGTGCGAGGTTACAATATGCATT